The window ATGAGGAGGAGATCGCACGATTAAAAAGGGATCAGGCCAGATTACCGCCTCCGGAACCAAGGGACGAAAACCCTCGTCAGACCGTCatgaatcaaattcacttgttaccagcaggcgatcctgataaccccgttcccccttttacgcaagaaatcatgggtgcaagAATATCCtgaaaattcaagctcccaaccattaaagcttacgatggcacgggtgatcccgctaatcatgttcggGCCTTCATGAACGCTCTGTTGCTCCAACCCGTCACtgaagcaatcaagtgccgcACTTTTCCTcaaaccttgagtgggatggcgcaacattggtatagtcgccctccccctaattctatctcttgttttgctgacttgagcagggctttcatagggcaatttgttggaagcaaaacgCATGTTAAGAGCTCTGCCTCtctaatgaatttgcatcaaggtAAGAATGAATCACTCCGGGAatatatgaatcgttttaccaaagaagccttgaaggtcccggacctagatcagaaggtagccatgattgcactccaGCAAGGTACCACTGATGACAACTTTCGCCAGtctctagccaagagggcccccGATAATATGAACGACTTGCAAGAAAGAGCCGGGAAGTACATTAAGGCGGAAGAAAGCCTAAGGAAATCCCAGAGTAACCAAGGGCTGAACACCAATTTTAAGAAACGTGGAAACGATGTCGAGTATAACGCTGAGAACAAATATGccaaaaaggatgatgatgagaagtcgcctgctaaaaagaagGTAGGACCAAGGTTCACAGAATATGCTAGGCTCAACGCCCCAAGAAGTCAGATCCTAATGGAGATCGAAAAGGATGAGAgtgttcgatggccgaagcccATAAGGACCGACCTAGAGAAACGAAACAAAGATTTGtattgtcgattccacaaagacacggggcataagaccgatgattgtcgaCAACTGAAGGACGAAATCGaattcttgatccgaagaggcaagttGTCTAAATTTACCAAGGATGGAGACAAGAATTATCGGGACAATGACAGTCGTGGAAGAGACAATGATGATAAGAGAactcagcctcgagggcctgtgaTTAACGTAATCTCCGGAGGGCCTACGGCTGCAGGCACTTCGAGTAATTCAAGAAAAGCTTATGCAAGAGAAGTGATGAAtatagttggagaacccccgaaaCGGGCAAAAATTGACTATACAATGGCATTCGATAATATTGACCTTGAGAAGGTGAAATTCCCCCATGATGACCCCTTAGTAATCACTCCAGTCATTGGAAACTCGTCTGTAAAGAGAGTGCTGgttgataatggagcctcggtggatatcttgttctatgatgcctatgaaaagatgggatacTCCGATACTCAACTAACACcctcggatatgcctatatatggcttcaataatgtggaaaccaagattgaaggcatgatccaacttcCTGTAACCATGGGTACCGAACCTAGACAAGCCACGTGTATGGTAAATTTCCTGGTCGTTAAAGCCTCATcaacctataatgccatccttgggaGGACTGGAATATATGCTTTTAAGGCAATCCCGTCCACTTATCACATGAAGATTAAATTCCCGACTTGGAATGGAATTGGAGAAGAACTGGGAGAccagaaaatggcccgaagtTGTTATATTGGAGCATTAAGATCCGGAGGAGCTGGGGGGGGGGGCAAGTGCTACCCATAGAATATCTCGATGTTcgggaagaagaagaaagaagaggcaagcctgccgaagatTTGGTTCCAGTCCCATTGTATACTGAGGAATCCGAAAAGGTCACTTATGTTGGAGCATTACTCCAGGAAGACTTGAAGCAAGAGCTTGTGAGGTTCTTGAGGACCAATCGCGATGTTTTTTCTTGGACAGCGGCTGACATGCCAGGTATTGATCCTTTATTCATGACTCACAAGTTGAATGTGAATCCTGATAGGAAACCGATTAAGCAAAAGAAGAGGAATTTCGCTCCCGAAAGGCAGGAAGCCATTAAATAGGAGGTagataagttgttggaagccGGGTTTATTGAGGAAATTCAATTTCCAGAATGGTTAGCTAACCCTGTCATGGTCAAGAAGGcaaatggaaagtggaggatgtgtgtagacttcaccgatctgaatgatgcttgccctaaggattgtttccctcttccaaggATAGACACGCTGATAGACGCCACTGCTGGCCATGAgatgttaagcttcatggacggaTTCAgtggatataatcagatccggatggacaaaGACGACGTCCCTAAGGTATCATTCATtactgactttggtgtattctgttatttggttatggcatttgggcttaagaatgcaggagccacaTACCAACGCCTGGAAAACAAGATGTTCAAGCATCTGATAGGTAAAACTATGGAAGTATACGTTGATGAGATGCTAGTGAAAAGCTTGAATAAAGCGGATCACCTAGAGCATTTGAAAGAAGCTTTTGAggtcctgaggacgcataagatgatgttgaacccagccaagtgtgcctttggggttGGTTCCGGGAAATTCCTTGGTCTAATGGTCTCCAAACGTGGTATTGAGGCCAACCCTGACAAAATAAAAGCTATCCTCGACATGGAACCGCCCAAAAGTATAAGGGATGTACAAAAGTTAACAGGTAGGATCGCAAGCCCTGGGAAGATTTGTATCCAAGTCAGGAGACAAATGCTTACCTTTCTTCAAAGCTTTGAAGAAGGTTAAGAATTTCGAGTGGACAGAAGAGAGCCAAGTAGCTTTTGAGGAACTAAAGAAGTACATGGCAGAGCCACCTCTCCTATCGAAACCCATTGATGGAGAGACCTTGTATGTATACCTGGCTGTTTCAGAACAAGCACTGAGTGCTGTATTAGTTCGAGAGGAGTTGAAAGTTCAAAAACCGGTGTACTACGTGAGCAAGGTTTTGCATGGGGCAGAGCTCAATTACTCCGTGATCGAAAAatttgctttggccatgattacggcctGAAGGAAGCTAAGACCCTATTTTCAATCTCATAAAATAGAAGTCTTGTCATacatagcccgaaggctagtggaagattaaTCAAGTGGGCAATTGAGCTCGGGGAGTTCGATATCCGATACAAACCGCGAACAGCGATTAAGGCTCAAACTTTAGCTGACTTCCTCGTTGAATGTACCATTAACAACggggaagtcggggggcaagaGGAAAAGATTGAGGACAAGGTTGAAAACAAGGGTGAAGTACCCAAGCAACCTAAAGAATATtggttactattttttgacggggcttcaaaaacaaaaggtagtggtgcaggacttgtgctccaaagccccGATGGCTTTACTGTGGAATACGCCATTAAGCTGGACTTCCCAACTACTAACAACGAAGCCGAATATGAGGCTTTGATAGATGGGCTTGGATTAGCCAGGACCCTGAGGGTAAGGAACTTGAAGGTCTGTGGTGACTCGAAGCTGGTGGTtttccaagtgaatggtgagtttgaagctCGGGAAGACACAATGCTTAGATATCTGAGGATTGTAAAGACTCAAATGGCATTGTTCGAAGAATGTATTGTAGAATATTTGCCAAGAGAGGAGAACACTAAGGCTGATGCCTTGTCCCAATTTGCATCCTCTGATGATGAGGTATGCTCGGGAAGTGTTTATTATCAGGTTATGAGAACCCCAAGCATCGATGCAAAATTGGTTGCTCCGATTGATACGGGAGCCACCTGGATGGATGAAATCAAATTGTACCTTGAAAATGGCCATCTACCAACCAATGCTGATGAAACACGAAAGTTGCAGGTAAGGGCCCTTAAGTACGTGCTCATTGAGGGGATCTTATATCGGAAGTCGTTTGTCATCCCCTACTTGAGGTGCCTAAGGCCTGATGAGGCACGAGAGGCTCTTAGggaagttcatgaaggggtGTGTGGCCAACATCTTGGAGGAAGGGCATTGGCTCACAAAGTCACCCGTCTAGGATTTTATTGGCCTGACATGCTAAAGCATGCCCAAGAATATGTGAAGAGGTGCGATCGATGTCAAAGGTTCGCGCCAATAGTGCGACAGCCCCCCTGAGATGTtgacatctatcaatactcctaTCCCTTTTGCCATGTGGGGAATGGATATCCTTGGACCGTTTCCACTTGCTAGTGCACAAAGGAAGTTCCTATTGGTAGCAATTGATTACTTTaccaagtggattgaggccaaaccactggccaagataaccaccaaacaGGTTGCTCAGTTTGTATGGGAAAATATTATCTGCAGGTATGGAATACCACGAATCATGGTGACAGACAATGGGACCCAGTTCAACAATGCTGAGTTTAAGAGTTATTCTGAAGATTATTCAATTGAACTGCGCTTCACCTCGATTGCTCATCCTCAAGCTAAcggacaagctgaggtggctaataggataatccttgatggaCTGAAAAAGAGGGTTGAGAAGGCCCACGGGTCATGGGCCGAGGAACTGCTTCCAATACTTTGGGCGTATCGAACAACTTGTAAAGTCTCTACCGGAACAACCCCATTCCAGTTAGCTTATGGAGCTGAGGCAGTCGTACCCCTAGAAATCACACATACTTCCTTAAGGGTCCAGCAATATGAGCCGGAAGCCAATGAGGAAGGCATGAGACTTGCACTCGACATGATTGATGAAATCCGTGAtgaagctcatgctaagattgtggaaaaccagaagCGAGCTTCCTACTATTACAACCTACGAGTTAAAGAACGATACTTTCGAGAAGGAGATCTAGTACTTAGAAAGGTTGAAGCCTCTGGGGTGGGCCCCAAGGGCAAGATGGCTCCTAACTGGGAAGGCCCATATCAAATTAAGGCTGTTACgggccatggctcatacaagctTCAGACCCTTGAAGGAATTGAAGTCCCAAGAAGTTGGCACGCGACCAACTTGAAGATATATTATGTTTGATACATATCCTATGATAGTAGATATTAATAGTTATCACAAGAATAAGGTCATTTCGACCACTGCCATGTAGCTGAATTCAAGAAAagtttatctcttttactatgATATTAATGAAAGTCCCGAGGATTTTTAGCCTTGTTTTTGTTAAAGTGTTATGAACTTATTTATGTTTACCTTCGAATAAAACATCCTGAAAATGGATAAAGGCTTGAAGCTGAGAAAAGATACTAAGTAAATTCCAAGCCCAAATATGTCGGTTAAAAGTCAACCGACCCTGATGGGCTATCACAATCACTAAAAAATGATTACGAGAATCCAAGCTGTAAGCCCAACCTAATCATTGGAAGACGATTTGGAGTTTTGAAATTCTAAGTGAGAATTACTTTGAATTAATCCCGATTCATGAAAGTTAAAGTTCCGGTGACTATTTCGAGATTTGAATTAACAAATCTTACGAGAGTTAAtctaaaatattctaagtaaagaatattaaatgCACGATATGCaaaatatgaaacaaaagtaacttaaataaataagttaaaaccCCGAAGGGTATAAATATCCGAATAAGTTAAATAAATACAAGGATAAGCCACGCAGGGCTGAAATAGGCCTAGTCTAGGGGAGCCCGTCATCGAAAGCCTCCTCGTCCTGTTCCTTCCCCTGGAGTTGGGCCGCGTCTTGGGCCTCCCCAAGAGGAGTCTCATCCTGGGCTTCAACGTCTTGAGCTTTTTCCCCGAGATTCGCCCCAGTCTCATCGCTCTTCGACCTCGAGTTCCTCGGTCGGAATTTCCCCATCTTGGGAGTCAACTGGGTGCGAGTCCCCAAGATTCTCGACCTCCGTGGGAGAGGAAATTTCTTTCCCTTGAAGGTCTGGAACTGGGAATCGTTCCAGGGTAACTCCCTCAATTTGGGAACCGAGCTCCTCGATAATCTTAACCCAACAAGACTTGAACGTCTTAGGGAAGCTTGCATCGTACTCCGCCATCAGGAGATCCTCGTACTCTTGGGATTTCTTGAAATCTTCAACGGCCTCCGCTCTGACCCGCGCCAACTCCGCCTCCAGGGTGCGGACTTTCTCCTGCTCCGCCACGAGCTCCGCCTCGACCTTCCTAAATTGCTCAAAGTTGGCGGCCGAGGTTTCGAAGTAACGATCACGGTCGCGTTCCGCAATCGCCTTCTCCGCCCTCACCGCCTTCAAATTATGCACGGCGGCTTGAAGGTAGGTGTTCATCTGCACAAAATAAACGGAGAATTACTAAGTCAGAAAACACCTAAGTAAAAAAGGGGGTGAAAAATATTTCCAAGTACGGAAAggaaaaatcatcaaatatcggAAAAAGGGTATTTGGGCCTTACCGTGGCAACCGCTTGGGCCCCGAACATCTCGATCTGTAGATCGTCGGAGGACTCGACCACGTGAGCCCGGTCGCGCGGAGTCACGACGTTCTTAGACCGCTCAGCGGCGGCCCGGGCATCGCCCACGATAGTATCCTTATTCAAAAGGCCCCATTGGACCACGTAAGGACTTGGGTCCTCATCCACAGCTTTGGGTCTTGGAGCCAAAAAAGCTGGGACTTTCTCCATGACTTCTTGGGCCCCGCTCTTCCTGGGCCTCTTGACCCGTTGGACTTCGGCCGGCACCACTTTTTCAGCGGCCTGCTCCCTCTTCGCAAAAATGGTGTTTAATCTATCCAAGGCTGCAaacataaaattatgaaatgGTTAGAACACATGGTAAATAGATAAGGCCCAAAAGAAGTAAAGGTAAAAGTAAAGTACCCTCTGGGCCCAAATCGCTAAGCCCGTGTTCCTGGAGCGAGGCTTCAGAAACGAGAACGGAGCAGTGGTGGAGGCAATCCCCGGTTAAAATTTTTATTGCAGCTTCTTCCTCCACCCCcaattttaaagatctaacaGGCCCGTCTTCGGCCCTACTAAagtctgaataaaaataatcgGCCCAGTTCCCCTCATTTAAGTAAAGATAAAACCACTGTTTTTTCCAGTGGGGAAGTGAATCAGGGGCAGTGCCCGAAACAAAAATGCTACGGGCCAAGGTCCTATACTGGATCTTGACCCAACCCTCGTCATTGGGCGCGTTGACAAACTTAAAAAGGTATCTAAAAACGGAGACACTGGGCTCAATACCATGCTTTTTGCACTGAACCAagaaacaataaataaatttccatccattgggctggagttgggtCGGACAAACTCGGGCCTCAGCCAAGAGTCTAAAAACGAATTCAGGTGGAGGTAACCTGAAGCCCGCATAAAAAGTCTCTTTATAAATACGAATGGCCCCAGGTTTTGGGTAACAGGCTCGATCATTTGGGCCTGGGGCCTCGGCCCTATAAGGCCCGTTGATGCCAAACAAATAGGCTATGGCATCAACGTCCTTTTGATCGTATTTGGAAGGGAATTTGTATGCATCTAAATGGAGTAAATTCGGAAAAGCTTGGCAAAACTCAGAAAGCAGATCGCGAAGAGAAAAAACGCTTGCATGAACGAGAGATTTTTTACCTCGATTGGCCCTGGGCTTGGCCGCAGAAGGCTGAGATAACTGAGATTgctgagatgaagaagaatccgCCATCGATCTTCAAAAAATGAAGGCTGAAAACCCAGAAAGTGATGAAGGAGGATGAAGATTGATCAGAATCTGGGAAAATCTTTAAAGATCGCCCGGAAACTGAAAAAGGTCTTGAATATCGGCCGGAATCTGGAAAAAACTTGAAGATAGCCGGAGATGCGCCTAAAAACTCGCCGAAAAACTAGAGAATGTTTGAGAGTGTTTGGGAGGATTTCTAGCTCTTAAACTTGAAAATTTTGggtgaaatgagaaatgaactcTCAGTCACTCATTATATAGGCAATCTACAACCGGTTTACTTACCGGTAAACCCTAAAACGAACTGGCTACAACACGTAAACTGGGCCTTGGGCCGGTCATTAAGCCGTGTCAGAGGCGGGAAGCCCAcgaatttgaaaaattaaaccCTTTCTAGAAGGATCTCGAGAATTCTGGGGGGCAttcgaaaaattaaaagaaaaataagctatataggcctgacaagttatagactaaggcccacaACATATAACACTACTTGGCTCTCAGAAAGACATCTTCTACGCGTGGTACACACCATGTCTTCGTGGCGGGGCATGCAACACCCAGGGCACATTCACTTGTTGAGCAAAAACAtcgtttatttaaaaaataaatgataatttcATTAAAGTAATAAAGTGACTATGTATGGTTGGCGTGGTTAAAAACTATGTTTCCTAGGCCAGGCATAGCACGCCTAGGGAGCAACAACTTATTCAACCTGTGACAGGCTACACTtatccacgcccaggagacatgttTCCTAGGCCTGGTAAACagcatgcctccttggcgtggcaatGCACGCCAAGGAAACATCATCTCGATCAGCCATGACTGGCCTAATCTACCCACGCCCAGGAtacatgtctcctaggcgtggtggataacatgcctccttggcgtggctatgcacgccaaggaagcatcaaAAACTTCAGCCATGACTGGCTTAACTcatccacgcccaggagacacgtctcctaggcgtggtggataacatgcctccttggcgtggcaaggcacgccaaggaagcaactAAACAATCAACCACGGTTGTCCTAACTcatccacgcccaggagacacgtCTCCCAGCCGTGGCAGGtaacatgcctccttggcgtggcaaggcacgccaaggaagcaccaCACAAACCAGCCTTGGCTGGCTTAAtgcaaccacgcccaggagacatgtctcctaggcgtggcacCATACATGCCTCCTAGGCGTGGCACCATACATGCCTCCTCGACGTGGCAaggcacgcccaggagacacttTTCATTCAAGGATTGATCgaattaaagaattaaataattctttaatcaTATTCTGGAAATTCTAAAAAATTGGAATAAATTCCAAAAAATCTGAAGGAATAAAGAAAGTTGACATTTAattctcaaaaattattttgaaagttATTAAAAGGctcaaaaaattctaaaaattggaatttaatccCAAAATTTCCAATAAAATAGAATTTAGCCTCGAAAAACACAAGAGCGCCCCAAGACCTCATCTCGGTAGAGGATACGGCAAAATACATGATATTAAAACCTCTATAAACTTTTGATAAATTACTACGATatttgtcgaaagttggggggcaaatgatagggatTAGGTTCATTAAGTATTACGACCCGATCCAATAAAGTCCCGTGTAGCCGGTTTAATCATGAGGAATTCCGCTTTGGCCCAATGGCGCTCCGAACCAGATATGTATGGGCCGTAAGGAAGACTTAGATGGGCTCGAGGCCCATACAAAGGTCCAGCTATGAAGCTAAGTCCTACGATACAACTAACTCTCGTGGATAAACGTCCCGGAGTTCTTGGTGAGATAAGAGTTCTGTCTTATCTGTTACTCCGAAGCGTACTTCGATACGAAGTCTGGAACGtggaatcatacttccatccaacttctgactccgaagcgcctatataaagggctctacccctcataactagaactacgttttggacttgattcttctcctaacagaagatacgtaggcatctcgcaccgagaccagtccaaagcacgaatcgctcacgcCCTTTGTTTTCAATTCCATAACACTTTTATTCATCCACATATACATATGCAGATACACACACACGCAAGAACTCTTCACCACTGTTCAAAATTTCCGAGTAATCGAGTTTTTAAATCCCTTTTTCACCGTCAAAATCTTGCCCAGTTTTGATTGTGAGACTAGTTTTAGAATCCCTGAGTCAAGAGCTTTCTATTCATACCAAAAAATTAACGATCCGTCGTTATTTCTCGAAGAGGGTTTTTGAAACTTTTCAAATTCTAGGCCAGATTTCTACGTGATTTTAGTGTCGAAAATTTGCGAGACCGAtaccataattcttagaatttcgagaagaacaacatacttgaatttcatcgaaatccaaaattcttgaatttagggtttttacGGAGCgtatttaactaattattttcgtaacatAAGTGGTTATTTGTCCattattattcgtgaaacgaaatttctaatcatttttaattttaattaaaaatggctgcaaattttgatattccgaagacaaatttcacaattgttgaaattaataatttaattacgcaagcaaattatcgacgctgggttcgatatatgtctgagTTTTATTTTGCAAGATTTGCTTTAACTGAGCCTGTGATGTTTAACAAGTCTCTGCttcgagatttcttgtcttctatttctgttgtgaatgtaggacaggtacttggtctTACTTGTGTCATTCAGGGACGTACGCTATCTATCACAGAAAATACCATGAACACTGCACTTCAGTTACCAACGGAGGACTTTGAAGCAGTACCTGACAAAGCTGAAAGGATCAATTTTTTCTATGTCATCCACTGCCAGAGGGAGCCAAATGGTGAACTTCCATCGAAGCTGTATGTCAAGCATTTGCctagagaatggaatttcttctttaattccatctcccaTGTGTTTAATCCCAAGACTGGTGGATTTCATGGAATTACATCTTTCAATCAGGAAATTGGA of the Daucus carota subsp. sativus chromosome 4, DH1 v3.0, whole genome shotgun sequence genome contains:
- the LOC135152128 gene encoding uncharacterized protein LOC135152128, with translation MAQHWYSRPPPNSISCFADLSRAFIGQFVGSKTHVKSSASLMNLHQGKNESLREYMNRFTKEALKVPDLDQKVAMIALQQGTTDDNFRQSLAKRAPDNMNDLQERAGKYIKAEESLRKSQSNQGLNTNFKKRGNDVEYNAENKYAKKDDDEKSPAKKKVGPRFTEYARLNAPRSQILMEIEKDESVRWPKPIRTDLEKRNKDLYCRFHKDTGHKTDDCRQLKDEIEFLIRRGKLSKFTKDGDKNYRDNDSRGRDNDDKRTQPRGPVINVISGGPTAAGTSSNSRKAYAREVMNIVGEPPKRAKIDYTMAFDNIDLEKVKFPHDDPLVITPVIGNSSVKRVLVDNGASVDILFYDAYEKMGYSDTQLTPSDMPIYGFNNVETKIEGMIQLPVTMGTEPRQATCMVNFLVVKASSTYNAILGRTGIYAFKAIPSTYHMKIKFPTWNGIGEELGDQKMARKERRGKPAEDLVPVPLYTEESEKVTYVGALLQEDLKQELVRFLRTNRDVFSWTAADMPGIDPLFMTHKLNVNPDRKPIKQKKRNFAPERQEAIK